The Muntiacus reevesi chromosome 5, mMunRee1.1, whole genome shotgun sequence genome segment AGTAGCCCTTGGGTAGAAGCTTTTGGGACCCTAAACAGCTCAATCAAGGGAACTGACCTCATCTCAGCCCTAGAGAGGCTACTTAACCACCTCCCAACCCTTCCTACCTGCAGCCCTGAACTTTTCATTCATTCGCTGAACAACCAGCGCTTGCGTTGCCGGACACTGAGATGTGAAATGAAGAAGGCAGAATCTAGGCCCTCAGGGAGCTCCTGgctcagagggatggggtgaggaggacAGAAACCCCTCCCAGCTCTCTGTCAGAGATGGGGGCTCTGAACATGAGGAGGCCAGTCCTCCAGTCCACCAGGGTCATCCTCAGCAGACCCCCGGAAGGAAATGGCCAGACCTCAGCATCCCACCTGGGTGTATCCACTGTGCAGGGAAGACAGTGGGGCACAGCTTTTGCTTCACCTCCCTCAGTCCAGTCCCTGTTTTCCTCTCCAGGGTGTCCTTCCAGCCATGCAGACGGTTCTGCCTCCCTGGTTCTCTGTCTGTTGGGTTCCTTGTGCTCCCAGGTATCTGGACCCCTGCACCTTCTAACCCGTACGCATCCCTGCTTTGAGCTTCCTTGCTCTCAGAGTCCCAGAAGTACCGCTCTTGTCCTCAGCCAGACACTAGGGAACTGTTCAAGCCCCCGGGTCCTGTTCCCAGACAGGCTGGAGGTGGGACGGCATTAGGCAGGGACCAGAGCAGAAGAAAGGAGGCCAAGGATTTCTTCCACCTCAATCTGACATGTTCAGAAATTAGATGGATGGAGTGGAGTAGGGTGGAATGGAGTGGGGTgagtagaaagaagaaaggatgggtgggtgggtggatgaatgtgaggaaggatggatggacagacGGATGGAGTGACAAGGGAAGATGGGAGGAAACTAGGATGACAGTGACTACAAGACAGCGATGAGGTCTGATATGATGGAGGATGACTGAACACCCTGAACAgtttatctctttcttcttcatgaAGGAAATCTCTCCAGCCTTTCCTGGAGAAACATATTAGAAGTCTGTTTTTAGTTCTACAGACAAGAAAATGTCCCTTGGAGCCTGTCTAATTGCAGTCCGTTTGCTCTTGGAGGACTTTTGTCATCGTGGAGGGTGGCTGATGGAATTCTCCCTCGTAAAGCCCTTCCCGTATTTCAAGacttcagttaaaataaataaagtggttgGACAAGGTAGGGTTTAAAATTGGGCTTTCCCAGAGATGTTGCAGGAGTAGAAAGAACACTCTTATTCTCCTTCAAGAAATATTTCGAAAGTTTTAAAAACTCTaatacaggggacttccctggtgctccagtggctaagattccatgcttccagtgcagtgggcctgtgttcgatccctgagcagggaactagaccccacatgctgcaactaaagttcccaagtgccacaactaagacccagcacagccagataaataaattagtttaaaaaaacctCTAATTAGAAAGTCAAATCCGAGGGAGCCATCAACACATCTGTGTGTCCCACCAGCTGCAGCCATTTTGCACCCTGTGTGGTATTGTGAATGTTCTGATATTTCAAGGTAAACAATTGATAAACTGTTATCACCAACAACTacttgtctgtgtgtctctgtcctGAGTTGCAGAGCAAATAGATTCTGGTCTGGTGTGACTCAAGTTACGTCCATCACCCACTTGAAAATGTTCACCTTCCCAGCTCAGCCTTTTTGCTTTCACGCATGGCTTTTCAAGTAAGAAAACATGGAGCTGGCTGTGTAATTTATTCCTTTTACTGGTTTCACACATGGGGTTTCTgtgttgggttttatttttaaaggaggaatttcattgataattttaaagagaagaaacaaaaatagaaaccCATTAGATTAATCCCCAAGGAGCCttttatctcttcctttctctgattCTCTCCAGCCCCCAGCCTTTCTGCCGTTGTGCTGATTATGCTGGATCTTGGGATTCTTAGCTCCCTGTCACCCAGCCCTGTTTTACCAACAGGGGCCTCTCTGGACTCAACGACGTGTCGTGGGAAGGAGTGTCATTCTCCTGTAGGTCAAGGTTGAGAATTAGCCCACCCTTTCTTCTGAGCCTTTTATGGCCAGCCATTCATAAATTTGTCCAACTCCCTTTAAGAATTCATGTCTTGGTCCCGCCAGGGTCATCTCCTGGTGTAATGAGTCCCATGTTTATTACCTGTGGGGTGAGGTCGTGTTTCTTTCTCGGCTGCCTGTCTTCCCCACCCTCCTTCCACCTGGGACCACAGCTGGGTAGAAGGGAAGGCTTGCTGAGTCTCCTGGTGCCTTACGGCCAGAACCTTGCAGTCCATTCACCCACCAGGCTCTAGACCTCAGGTGAGAAGACCAGCTTGCTCCTAACTGAAAGCATTCtggaacattgtacaggaagAACCCTGCTGCTACGTTTAACTGGATAGGATCACTGGAATGGGGCTGGCAGGAGATGCCGTCCTAGAAGGAATACATAAGAAAGAAAGTCCCctgtgaaggacttccctggttgtctagtggttaagaatctgcctgccaatgcaggggacacgggtttgatccctggtccaggaagatcccacatgctgtagagcaactaagcctgtgaaaagtgaaagtgttagttgctcaatcatgtctaactcgttgtgaccctatggactatgacctgccaggctcctctgtaggattctccaggtgagaacactggagtgggtttgccattccattctcttctccaggggatcttcctgacccagggatcaaacttcagtctcctgcactgcagacagattccttaccatctgagccatctgagccaccatggaagccccatctaagcctgtgggccacaactattgatccTGTGCCCgagagcccagaagccacaactactgaagcccaagtactGCAACTGCAGAAGCCCAAGAACCCGAGAGCCCATGCTttggaacaagagaagccactgcagtgagaagccccacaCTACAATGAGGAGTGGCCTgagctcaccgcaactagagaaagcctgcatgcagcaatgaagacccagcacagccaacagtacaataaattttaaaaagggaagacTTGCGGACCATGCATCCATCGGTGGGGCATCAGTGGGCTCAGAAACTCTTAATTTCCTTCTGAGTAGGCGACCTCCCTTTAAAAAAACGTATTGTGACTTTACACACTCTCTTCAAATGGAATCATGGCAGTCATGGGGCAAATTACTTTACATACTGAATTTCTGATGGCAATGGTTGAATCATGATGGCTTCCTTAGTGACCACCTGTTCAGCACTGTCCTCTCCTTCCAGATTGTTCTGTGGGGCCGGACTGAGAAATGCctgaaggagacgacagaggagaTTCGGCAGATGGGCACCGAGTGCCACTACTTCATCTGTGATGTGGGCAACCGGGAGGAGGTGTACCAGACGGCCAAGGCAGTGCGGGAGAAGGTGAATGGCCTGGGAGGCACTGGCCTCAGCTCCGCCGGAATCCTAGCTAAAGGGGGCAGTCTCACGGGGCTTGGGAGAGAGCTTTGCTGATGGTGGAATGGCTGTGTGCAGGGCATCTCGTAGGACTCTCTTGTGAAGCTggtccaagtgtgtgtgtgtgtgtgtgtgttgcagagAGCAGGTACTAGGGACACAGATTGACTAAATCACCTGTTGTCCCCTTTGGAAGTTTAGGCCCGTGAGTGTCTGTCCTAAACCCTAGGGTGGCGGGGTGGCGGGGAGGAAGAGCAAATATTTTATGGCTGTCTGGGAAAATCCCCCCGACTCCAGCTATCTATTTAGACTGAGTGTATCAGTGAGATCCGAGAGAGCAGAAACCACCCCATTAGATATCTGGCACATGGCAAATGTTAACTATGTTTATGTCACAATAACCTCATTTATTATAGGTGTTCTCTGTGACAGATGTATTATGTGCCATAAATTATTTCTGATCCCCAGAGCAACCCTGGTATGGTTATTAGCCCCATCTTACAAATCAAGACTGATGCTCAGAGAGGCAACGTGGCTGCCCAGGGCCAGGTCCCACAGGCCACTGGGGCTGGCTGCCCTAATGGCCCCGTGGCCCCTTCTTGCCCACAGGTGGGTGACATCACCATCCTGGTGAACAACGCTGCCGTGGTCCACGGGAAGAGCCTGATGGACAGTGATGATGATGCCCTTCTCAAGTCCCAGCACATCAACACCCTGGGCCAGTTCTGGGTAAGGTTGTCCTGAGCCAGAGCCAGCCCTGGGTGTGTTAGTGACATGTTCTTCCCTtccagggaggctgggagctacaggggagtggggagaggctcACCAGGGCTTGGGCTTAGGTCTAGAGGGTGGCTGGACAAGAAGAATGGTAGGCTCTCCAGGAGTCATCTGGACTTTCTGAAATGTGAGGCTCAGTGCCCTCGCCCTCCACCCCTCACCTCCCCGTCACAGAAAAACCCCGTGGCTGAGGACTGCCTGTGTCCAGGGTGGTCTGTTCTCCCCGAGAGGGGAAGTCGAGGGGTGTTGGAAGCTGTGGCTGCCGCCCACTAATCTCCCCATCCACCCTCAGACCACCAAGGCCTTCCTGCCGCGGATGCTGGAGCTGCAGAACGGCCACATCGTGTGTCTGAACTCCGTGCTGGCGCTCTCCGCCATCCCCGGCGCCATCGACTACTGCACGTCCAAAGCCTCAGCCTTCGCCTTCATGGAGAGCCTGACTTTGGGGCTGCTGGACTGTCCGGGCGTCAGCGCCACCACCGTGCTGCCCTTCCACACCAGCACCGAGATGTTCCAGGGCATGAGGGTCAGGTCAGTGGCAGAGGACCCCGTCTCCGGGCCAAGTCCCTCTAGCCCGTTGGACGACGGGACTCATTATACACAGagaccaaattttaaaataacccagAAGTGCTTTTTCCCTGGCTTTTTGGTCTAGTACCTGAGTCTCCATCTGCAAAGCAGTGGGGTTCTAGAGTGGCTTAGGGTCCTGCTTCTCAGTTCCGGGGCCTCACAGAGTACCCACGCTAAACGCATGCAATGGAATACTCACCCACCTATAAAAAGGGCGCAAAGTATTGATTATGCAAACGATATAGATGAATCTCGAAAGcattatgttgaatgaaagaaaccagagacACAAGagtgcattttgaaaaaaaaaaaaatagtgcattTTGCATGAGTCCATTTTTCTGAAGTTCTAGAGCAGGCAAAGCTGGGCAGATGTGATGGAAATCAGAACAGTGCACTCCTAGAGACGTGGGGACACAGCCTGGCAGGGAGCACCAGGGAACCTTCTAGACTTTTAATAATGTTCTCTCTTCTTGATTTGAGTAGGAGTTGCAGAGGTAAAAATTGATCATGCTGGACACTTAATATTTATGccttttattgtatataaattatagctTAGTTTAAAGAAATACTGAAGCCCAACCACCCCACCTCCAGATCAATTAAATCAACGGGGAACAGGAACCACTGGTTTAGAGCTTGTGCTTTGGAGTCAGATCCCCAGGATGTGTGTGACTTGGATCTGGTTAGTTCCTACTCCAGCCTCTCTTGTTGATCTGTAGAATGGGATGATGGGAGTAGGAGTCTGTGATAAGAATAAAATGGGGTCCAGCACACAATACCCTATGTGCTACATTGTGAGTGCCCAGTAAATGGTGCTACACTGATGTACGCTTGTGAAGGGACACAAGGTTATGGGTAAATGAAAATGGGGAATCATCCAAAAActattttccttgctttttttttgcaaagcagCATATAATGATAATTTTGCCTTCTAAATTACATGCATCATCCTCTTCCAAACATGAGGATAGCATGGAAGGGTCATTGTGAGGATTGCATGAGATCCTGGAAGGCATGTAGCACAGtacattcatatgggaatcactcAGAACACCTTAGTGATTATCACTAGGGCTGGTTTTGCTAAGCAAGAATCAAAACACCTTGCTTTGCGGACTGAGAGAcaaacagaacagacttgtggttgccaagggggaggtggggaggggagggaagaagcaggagtttgggatcagcagaggcaaactattatagATAGAATGGGTGACTAATGTagcatatagcacagggaactatatttgatatcCCGTAAAaagccaaaatggaaaagaatatgaaaaagaatatgtgtgtatgtatatatatgtataactgagtcacttagggctttcctggtggctcagacagtaaagaatctgcttgcagtacaggagacccagatttgatccctgagtggggaagagcccttggagaagggaatggcaacccactccagtattcttgcctggagaattccgtggacagaagaccctggcaggctacagttcacggggtcacagagtcggacacaactaaacgaGTCACTTAGTTGTATatgagaaattaacacattgtaaatcaactatacttcaataaaatttaaaagaaaaacctgaTTTTGAATCTAACCTCAGCTACTATATGGTGGTGAAACCTTGAACCAGTTTTGTTACCAGTCTGAGCTTTACTTTTGCTCATCTGTCAAACAGTGGAAATCATATTTACCTTGTCGGATTATTGGGAGAATTAGAAATAACACATGTAATGTATCTAGTGCAAAGCCTGGGGCATACAAGATGctcagtattattattttttctaacaaTAAACATCTTCATAAGTGCATCTGCTATTAATCTTTCTAGCAGACTTCAGTTGTTatgtgctgggctgtgcttagtcgctcagtcgtgcccgactctgcaaccccatgtactgcagcccgccaggcacctctgtccatgggatttcccaggcaagaatactggagtgggttgccatgccctcttccaggggatcctcgcaacccagggagcaaacccaggtctcctgccttgcaggcagattttttaccatgtgagccaccaggaaagcccgagaatattgaagtgggtaaactatcccttctccaggggatcattcccaacccaggagttgaaccggggtctcctgcattgcaggcagattctttaccagctgagctaccagggaagcctaatttcCACCTGACTTATGTGCAAATTATCATAGATTCTGAATTTAGAGGGTGCTGGAATAATGACTATGAATGTTCTATACTGGTTTTTTCCCCCTACAATGTATTGGTTTAGTTTCTTCTCATCTGGGCATAcaggaagtgctcaataaatatgtgaaagtgaaagcaattcagtcatgtccaaccatttgagaccccatgcagtccaaggaattctccaggccaggatactggagtgggtagccgtttccttctccaggggatcttcccaacccagggatcgaacccaggtcttccacactgcatgaagattctttaccagctgagccaccagggaaacatacTGGATGGAAATGCAGCCACAGCGATCCATGGTTCTAACTGGGCACCTCGAGCACAGAAGTGTGCAGGACTCTCACAGACCTTGCATTCCTGTGCCTGTTTCGCCTTCTGGCATGGTTTCCTCTTCATCACtttaggaaggaaatccaaggccTCTCTCAAGTCATTTTTCCGGTGGTTCAGAGTGTGGGCCCAAACTGCAGagacaggtggtgctagtggtaaagaacctgcctgccaatgcaggagatggaagggatgtgggtttgatccctgggttgggaggatcccctggaggagggcatggcaacccactccagtattcttgcctgggaaatcccatggacagaggagcctggcaggcaaagagttagacatgactgaagcgatttagcatgcaacCCTAGCTTTGTGTGACCTCTGGCAAGTTACTTAGTTttcctgtgccttggtttcctagTCCGTGAGAAGGGATTGATGATGGTATCTTGACTTTGCAGGCTAGATGAGCTCCCATGTGTGAATCAACTAGCTGACTGGCAGGTAGGAAGCACTAGGTGAAGCTTCGTTATCTGTGGACTGCAGGTGAGCCCTGAGGGCTTAGGAGAAGAGCAGTAAAAGTCTATTTGTACCTAGTGTGTGCgggttagttgttcagtcatgtctgattctttgaaaccccttggactgtagactgccaggctcctctgttcatggaattctccaggcaagaatactggggcaggtagccattcccttctccaggggatctccccgacccagggatcgaacctgggtcttctgcattgcaggcagattctttactgtctgagtcacaaaggaagccctatttcttgaaaggaaaaaaaaaaaaaaaagcattggctTTCTCTCCAACCATGCTTAACAACTTCTCAGGGTGGAGGGTTGGAGACAGGTGCTTAGGACAAAATTGATGGATTTTCTGGCAAGAGCAGCcataacagggacttccctggtggtccagtggctaagactctgcactcccagtgcaggggacccaggcttaattcctggtcagggaactagatcacacatgtTGAAActaaagatggaagatcccatgaGGTCTCAACTACGACCTGACACAGCCCAATAAATAagtatttggaaaaaagaaaagaatgaccaTATAGGTGAGTGCTGCTGTTTGTAAATTgctatttactgatttttttctgtgtttgagCCACCAGACACTTTATAAATGCTGCTGCATGTGGCCCTCTGCAAGCTTGTGAGAGTTCTTAAGCCCATTTCCCAGTTGGGGGAACTGAGACTGAGAAGCGAAGgtacttgcccaaggccacatggATAGAGGTTGGCTTATCACCCTCAGTCCTCCTGGTGCTGGAGCAGCACGCTTTGTGGGACTGAGGTCAGagccagcagcaccagcagcctTGCACCGTTAGGCCCAGGAGAGAAGGGACAAGCAGCAAGCAGGGCATTGGCCTGGGGTTTCCAGGGGCCTGGTTTGACTCTCCAGGTCCTAACCAGCTCCCCAGAGCCCCAGCTTCTGTCAGTTGGAGTGAATAATGCCGATTGATCGCTCAGCACAGGTCTGGTACTTAGGAGCATCATTACTATTAGGGGTCTCAGGTCCAATGCTTTTGAACAATCATAAGAAGCCCCTGATGTTTGCTTATTcagccattcatttatttatcaacCCCGTGGGATCTCTCTGTAGATGTTTAAATGAATCAGTGAGTGTATCCATGAGTCAAGGGCTGAGGGAGTGAACCAGCAAGTGGGGCAGAGCCCCTGTCTCTGCACAGGATGCACAGGACAGACCCGGGGAATGCCACGTCGTTGTGTCCACCCATTCCGCAAACACTTGTTAAGTACCTACGATATCCCGACGCTGCACTCAGGGCAGAAAGCAGGGAGCAAGACCCACCAGCCCTCTGCCCTTGGGGAACTCAagggtggaggaggagagacaggCCATTCTCGATGGAGTCCATTCAGCCAAGGCAGTTATCAGGGGACGAGATCAGAGGCCACTCTGAGTGGACGAGAGGAGGGAGCCTCGCTGATGGGATGGCTGAGATGGGAAGGATCTTAAGAGACAGGATTGGCCAGGATCGCTGGGCAGAGAAGGAGGAGAGGTGGGCCCAGAGAGGGTAGGGCTGAAGACAGCTTAGGGGACCCTGGGAGGGCTCGAGCAGGGCAGTGACAGGGTGTGGGTGAGGTTTTGGGGAGCTCTCTGCCATGCTCTGAGAACCAGTCCCGGGGTATGGGTGGGCAGGAGGAGACcagctgggaggagagaggggattAGGAACTCCCGATGCATCTGGGGCAGCAGGGGAGCAGGGAGAGGATTTCAAACAGGTCTCAAGTCTCCCCACACAGGAGAAGCCAAAGGGATGA includes the following:
- the DHRS3 gene encoding short-chain dehydrogenase/reductase 3, translated to MVWKRLGALVVFPLQMIYLVVKAAVGLVLPAKLRDLSRENVLITGGGRGIGRQLAREFAERGARKIVLWGRTEKCLKETTEEIRQMGTECHYFICDVGNREEVYQTAKAVREKVGDITILVNNAAVVHGKSLMDSDDDALLKSQHINTLGQFWTTKAFLPRMLELQNGHIVCLNSVLALSAIPGAIDYCTSKASAFAFMESLTLGLLDCPGVSATTVLPFHTSTEMFQGMRVRFPNLFPPLKPETVARRTVEAVQLNQALLLLPWTMHALIILKSILPQAALEEIHKFSGTYTCMNTFKGRT